A single Paratractidigestivibacter faecalis DNA region contains:
- the murG gene encoding undecaprenyldiphospho-muramoylpentapeptide beta-N-acetylglucosaminyltransferase translates to MAKSLKVTIAAGGTAGHINPALALAEELRDRGHSVSFVGQTAKLEGRLVPEAGFPLIPIHVQGFDRSRPWTAVQSLAMVSRAKGALGRAFAEQGAPDVCLGFGAYVEVPLLEWCRKNGVPYLLHEQNSVPGLANKMCAAHAARVCCALPQALSAFEGKGAAEAHVVTGNPVRRSVVEASRPAGRAAFGVPEGATMLLVFGGSLGAHHLNETVCSLKDELLARPGLVIVHSTGADDEAYVRQALSLTDEQAARWQVMPYISNMGEALAAADLVVSRAGASSIAEIAALAAPSILVPYPHATADHQTTNAHYLVDAGAALLVPDAELDGASFSSALTGLLDEPERRAAMREAARGLGSAQAASSLADQVESVAGA, encoded by the coding sequence ATGGCCAAGAGCCTGAAGGTCACCATCGCGGCGGGCGGCACCGCCGGCCACATCAACCCGGCGCTCGCGCTTGCCGAGGAGCTGCGCGACCGCGGCCACAGCGTCTCCTTCGTCGGGCAGACGGCAAAGCTCGAGGGACGCCTCGTGCCCGAGGCCGGCTTCCCACTCATCCCCATCCACGTGCAGGGCTTCGACCGCTCGCGCCCCTGGACGGCAGTGCAGTCGCTCGCCATGGTCTCCAGGGCCAAGGGAGCCCTCGGACGCGCCTTTGCCGAGCAGGGCGCCCCTGACGTCTGCCTGGGCTTTGGCGCCTACGTCGAGGTACCGCTCCTTGAGTGGTGCCGCAAGAACGGCGTGCCCTACCTGCTCCACGAGCAGAACTCCGTGCCGGGCCTTGCCAACAAGATGTGCGCCGCGCACGCCGCGCGAGTCTGCTGCGCCCTGCCGCAGGCCCTCTCCGCCTTCGAGGGCAAGGGCGCGGCGGAGGCCCACGTGGTGACCGGCAACCCGGTGCGCCGCAGCGTCGTGGAGGCAAGCCGCCCGGCCGGACGCGCCGCCTTCGGTGTGCCCGAGGGCGCCACGATGCTGCTGGTCTTTGGCGGCTCCCTGGGGGCCCACCATCTCAACGAGACGGTCTGCTCCCTCAAGGACGAGCTTCTCGCCCGCCCCGGGCTCGTCATCGTCCACTCGACGGGCGCCGACGACGAGGCCTACGTGCGCCAGGCGCTTTCCCTCACCGACGAGCAAGCCGCCCGCTGGCAGGTCATGCCCTACATCTCCAACATGGGCGAGGCCCTTGCCGCCGCCGACCTTGTGGTCTCCCGCGCCGGCGCCTCCTCCATCGCGGAGATAGCGGCCCTTGCCGCCCCGTCCATCCTCGTGCCCTACCCGCACGCGACGGCCGACCACCAGACCACCAACGCCCACTACCTCGTGGACGCCGGCGCCGCCCTGCTGGTGCCAGACGCCGAGCTGGACGGCGCGTCCTTCTCGTCTGCGCTGACGGGCCTTTTGGACGAGCCCGAGCGCCGCGCGGCCATGCGCGAGGCCGCCCGCGGGCTTGGCTCCGCGCAGGCCGCCTCCTCCCTCGCAGACCAAGTGGAGAGTGTGGCTGGGGCATAG
- a CDS encoding FtsW/RodA/SpoVE family cell cycle protein, translating to MAVTGTYQRSAGRRAAASQARSGQAGASRPRPAARRRGEKGGVGGAVQRTERKIFGVPERFMRPRLILIATVVLLTAFGCLMIYSASSISSLTSDALGNDPAYYLKKQLQFIALGGVAAFVLAKVDYHEFTNGRASMPMWTAMVVVLVLVFTPIAGQSTYGASRWISLPLIGNLQPSEFAKIGIVWLAAGVCQQRFDDGTIDDAQFVKNGVLATVLPLVLIVVQPDKGTTMVIGVALLAMLFFAGFDRRYLGIIALVALAGMVFLSVKDSYSLRRIQIMLDPFQDYYNDGYQLAQGQYAFGSGGLFGVGIGMSRMKYSYLPMAHNDFIFAIIGEECGLVGTLGVLAAFGVIAWQGMKIARCASDLSGRLVAVGCTSLLAFQMLLNVCGVIGIFPLSGKPIPFLSYGGSSIMASLLIVGALVSVSVHSSLPETVHDRTRRTWQQVADESDPGSLTFVSDARPRSARGAVRQEAQGRGAGSAQPQAGSPFRVVAGGAQGRSRGQARPQRGRVTTDANGRRRIDLGPSASDRLRGGSDGPRTRR from the coding sequence TTGGCTGTCACGGGAACCTATCAGAGGAGCGCTGGCCGGCGCGCCGCGGCGTCGCAGGCCAGGTCCGGCCAGGCGGGTGCCTCCCGCCCGCGCCCGGCGGCCCGCAGGCGCGGCGAGAAGGGCGGCGTCGGCGGTGCCGTCCAGAGGACCGAGAGGAAGATCTTCGGCGTGCCGGAGCGCTTCATGCGCCCGCGGCTCATCCTCATCGCCACGGTCGTGCTCCTCACGGCCTTTGGCTGCCTCATGATCTACTCGGCCTCCTCCATCAGCTCGCTCACCTCCGACGCGCTGGGCAACGACCCCGCCTACTACCTCAAGAAGCAGCTGCAGTTCATCGCCCTGGGAGGCGTCGCCGCCTTCGTGCTGGCCAAGGTGGACTACCACGAGTTCACCAACGGACGCGCGTCCATGCCCATGTGGACCGCGATGGTCGTCGTGCTCGTCCTGGTGTTCACGCCCATCGCGGGCCAGTCAACCTACGGCGCGAGCCGCTGGATCAGCTTGCCCCTCATCGGCAACCTGCAGCCCTCCGAGTTTGCCAAGATCGGCATCGTCTGGCTTGCGGCGGGCGTCTGCCAGCAGCGCTTTGACGACGGCACCATCGACGACGCTCAGTTCGTCAAGAACGGCGTCCTGGCCACCGTCCTGCCGCTGGTCCTCATCGTGGTCCAGCCCGACAAGGGCACCACCATGGTTATCGGCGTGGCGCTGCTGGCCATGCTCTTCTTTGCCGGCTTCGACCGCAGGTACCTTGGCATAATCGCCCTCGTCGCCCTGGCGGGCATGGTCTTCCTCTCCGTCAAGGACTCCTACTCGCTCAGGCGCATCCAGATCATGCTCGACCCCTTCCAGGACTACTACAACGACGGCTACCAGCTGGCCCAGGGCCAGTACGCCTTTGGCTCCGGCGGCCTGTTTGGCGTGGGCATCGGTATGTCTCGCATGAAGTACTCCTACCTGCCCATGGCCCACAACGACTTCATCTTCGCCATCATCGGCGAGGAGTGCGGCCTGGTGGGCACCCTCGGCGTCCTGGCCGCCTTCGGCGTCATCGCGTGGCAGGGCATGAAGATTGCCCGGTGCGCCTCCGACCTCTCCGGCCGCCTCGTCGCCGTGGGATGCACCTCGCTTCTCGCCTTCCAGATGCTGCTCAACGTCTGCGGCGTCATCGGCATCTTCCCGCTCTCGGGCAAGCCCATCCCGTTCCTCTCGTACGGCGGCTCGTCCATCATGGCGAGCCTGCTCATCGTGGGCGCCCTGGTCTCCGTGTCCGTCCACTCCAGCCTGCCCGAGACCGTCCACGACCGGACCAGGAGGACCTGGCAGCAGGTGGCGGACGAGTCCGACCCCGGCAGCCTCACCTTCGTGAGCGACGCGCGCCCCCGCTCTGCCCGGGGCGCAGTCCGCCAGGAGGCCCAGGGCCGCGGCGCGGGCTCGGCCCAGCCCCAGGCGGGCTCGCCCTTCCGCGTGGTCGCCGGAGGCGCCCAGGGCCGCTCGAGGGGTCAGGCCCGACCGCAGAGGGGACGCGTCACCACGGACGCCAACGGCAGGCGCAGGATAGACCTCGGCCCGTCGGCCTCAGACCGCCTGCGCGGCGGCTCCGACGGCCCCAGGACCAGGAGATAG
- the murD gene encoding UDP-N-acetylmuramoyl-L-alanine--D-glutamate ligase → MAASGEKYLGDVLVLGMGGTGAAVCRYLASQGPGRVSSVTLYGGASSREGDLSRELEAEGVRCVLGTEDVAGSYDLAVASPGISEFSAFFSATRACAREVIGEPEFAFRESPERWVAITGTNGKTTTTSLTTHLLQVAGMGAEAVGNIGTIITGELASRPAGGWLVAELSSFQLATTRLLHPRVATLLNVTPDHVEWHGSLEAYAAAKEKVFANLGEGDLAIVSVDDDWCRAVRDRLIARGVATCELSVEGEPASADAAFVRDGMLVVRASGVEHELLAAGTLKIRGRHNWENALAAAACALHLGASDEALVRGLADFNPIEHRIEPCGTHAGVHFVNDSKATNTDSVEKALTAFGAGSIVVMLGGHDKMTDLASLAAAVCGTCRAAVCFGAAGERIARSVEQARRATGSAVQVIRAPHMREAFDAAVAAARPGDTVLLSPACSSFDEFSNMAERGRLFKDLVAGLGQDGE, encoded by the coding sequence ATGGCTGCATCTGGCGAGAAGTACCTCGGTGACGTGCTCGTCCTGGGCATGGGCGGGACGGGCGCGGCGGTCTGCCGCTACCTGGCCTCCCAGGGCCCCGGGCGCGTGTCGTCGGTGACCCTCTACGGGGGCGCCTCCTCCAGGGAGGGCGACCTCTCCCGTGAGCTCGAGGCCGAGGGCGTGAGGTGCGTCTTGGGCACCGAGGACGTGGCCGGCAGCTACGACCTCGCCGTGGCCTCCCCGGGAATCTCGGAGTTCTCCGCGTTCTTCTCCGCGACGCGCGCGTGCGCCAGGGAGGTCATCGGCGAGCCCGAGTTTGCCTTCCGCGAGAGCCCCGAGCGCTGGGTGGCCATCACGGGCACCAACGGAAAGACCACCACGACCTCGCTCACCACGCACCTGCTGCAGGTCGCGGGCATGGGCGCCGAGGCCGTGGGCAACATCGGCACCATCATCACCGGCGAGCTTGCCTCCCGTCCGGCCGGCGGCTGGCTTGTGGCGGAGCTCTCCAGCTTCCAGCTGGCCACCACCAGACTGCTCCACCCCCGCGTGGCGACGCTTCTGAACGTGACGCCCGACCACGTGGAGTGGCACGGCTCCCTCGAGGCCTACGCCGCCGCCAAGGAGAAGGTCTTCGCCAACCTGGGCGAGGGCGACCTGGCCATTGTGAGCGTGGACGACGACTGGTGCCGCGCGGTGCGCGACCGCCTCATCGCCCGCGGCGTGGCCACCTGCGAGCTCTCCGTAGAGGGCGAGCCCGCCTCCGCCGACGCCGCCTTCGTGCGCGACGGCATGCTCGTCGTCCGCGCGTCCGGCGTTGAGCACGAGCTCCTGGCCGCAGGCACCCTCAAGATCCGCGGCCGCCACAACTGGGAGAACGCCCTTGCCGCCGCCGCGTGCGCGCTGCACCTGGGAGCCTCCGACGAGGCGCTGGTGCGCGGCCTTGCCGACTTCAACCCCATCGAGCACCGCATCGAGCCCTGCGGCACCCACGCGGGCGTCCACTTTGTCAACGACTCCAAGGCCACCAACACCGACTCCGTGGAGAAGGCCCTCACCGCCTTCGGGGCCGGCTCCATCGTGGTCATGCTGGGCGGGCACGACAAGATGACCGACCTTGCCAGCCTCGCCGCGGCCGTGTGCGGCACCTGCCGCGCCGCCGTCTGCTTTGGCGCGGCGGGCGAGCGCATCGCCCGCTCCGTCGAGCAGGCCCGCAGGGCCACGGGCTCTGCCGTTCAGGTCATCCGCGCGCCCCACATGCGCGAGGCCTTCGACGCCGCCGTCGCGGCCGCCCGTCCGGGCGACACCGTGCTCCTCTCGCCGGCGTGCTCGTCCTTCGACGAGTTCAGCAACATGGCCGAGCGCGGCAGGCTCTTCAAGGACCTCGTGGCCGGCCTCGGCCAGGACGGGGAGTAG
- the mraY gene encoding phospho-N-acetylmuramoyl-pentapeptide-transferase yields the protein MIGNPAYPTYQVFLAVFVSAAITCLLMPPFIRLMRHEHLGQQVRADGPQRHLIKQGTPTMGGVVILLGIVLTCVLLAKWTPDLVLALVATLVTGSLGLLDDIESVAHKRSLGLTPPQKMAGLILISVTFCLVAVNVIGISPELRFPGGLVLDLGVLSSTLTIGSVTFTVPWIYLVFVFFLMAGLSNAVNLTDGLDGLAGGCTMVVMLVMAMVAFRYQEINLAIFAASIAGACVGFLWHNCYPATIFMGDTGSLALGAAFAALAILTKTEVTSLIMGGLFIAEAVSVIIQVVSFKATGKRVFLMAPIHHHFEKKGWAETKVVIRFWIVSAAFAALGFALYFQLG from the coding sequence GTGATCGGCAACCCCGCATACCCCACCTACCAGGTCTTCCTGGCGGTCTTCGTCTCTGCCGCCATCACCTGCCTGCTCATGCCGCCCTTCATCAGGCTGATGAGGCACGAGCACCTGGGCCAGCAGGTCAGGGCCGACGGCCCCCAGCGCCACCTCATCAAGCAGGGCACGCCCACCATGGGCGGCGTCGTCATCCTGCTGGGCATCGTGCTCACCTGCGTCCTTCTTGCCAAGTGGACGCCCGACCTGGTCCTGGCCCTTGTCGCCACGCTGGTCACGGGCTCGCTTGGCCTTCTGGACGACATCGAGTCCGTGGCCCACAAGCGCTCCCTGGGCCTCACGCCGCCCCAGAAGATGGCCGGCCTCATCCTCATCTCGGTGACGTTCTGCCTGGTTGCGGTTAACGTCATCGGCATCTCCCCGGAGCTGCGCTTCCCGGGCGGCCTCGTCCTCGACCTGGGCGTGCTCTCCAGCACCCTCACCATCGGCAGCGTCACCTTCACGGTGCCCTGGATCTACCTCGTCTTCGTCTTCTTCCTCATGGCGGGCCTGTCCAACGCCGTCAACCTCACCGACGGCCTTGATGGCCTCGCGGGCGGCTGCACCATGGTGGTCATGCTCGTCATGGCCATGGTCGCCTTCCGCTACCAGGAGATCAACCTCGCCATCTTTGCCGCCTCCATCGCCGGCGCCTGTGTGGGCTTCCTCTGGCACAACTGCTACCCGGCCACCATCTTCATGGGCGACACGGGCTCCCTTGCCCTGGGCGCCGCCTTCGCCGCCTTGGCCATCCTCACCAAGACCGAGGTGACCTCCCTCATCATGGGCGGCCTCTTCATCGCCGAGGCCGTCTCCGTCATCATCCAGGTCGTGAGCTTCAAGGCCACGGGCAAGCGCGTCTTCCTCATGGCCCCCATCCACCACCACTTCGAGAAGAAGGGCTGGGCGGAGACCAAGGTCGTCATCCGCTTCTGGATCGTCTCGGCCGCCTTCGCGGCCCTCGGCTTCGCTCTCTACTTCCAGCTCGGCTAG
- a CDS encoding UDP-N-acetylmuramoyl-tripeptide--D-alanyl-D-alanine ligase, which yields MRISTCKLVDATGASILARGAADVAGEVTIDSRAVGEGSVFVAFAGERVDGNAYVRSAIEAGAALVVASAEVSEADLEAARGRGCWVVRAEGDDCEEWMLRAAALWRRMHPEWVVVGVTGSVGKTTTKDMLRCGISSQRRTHATAGNFNNLIGLPLTVLSAPEDTEVLVCELGMNHPHEIDRLAAACQPTLAVITNVGTSHIGLLGSRENIARAKAEVVGGLVDHGELRRTLTLTSANDYTPFIADGFARPAGVDVLMAGSRAEDDVRVLGVTLSAEGCATLTASCSDGWSREVTLSVPGRQVVPDFLLALSVIWRLGLDRDLACEAIERMPATHMRLDVQTAPSGARVIDDSYNAAPNSMAASLDVLAQMACSGRRIAVLGEMGELGADEGRLHGYVGAYAAAKGLDLLVFIGHDLAGQMAEAARTVGQSEDALEVFPDVASAAATLGPILSEGDLVLVKASRAAGLDGFVKEVLAQ from the coding sequence ATGCGCATCAGCACATGCAAGCTCGTTGACGCCACCGGCGCAAGCATCCTCGCAAGGGGCGCGGCCGACGTCGCGGGCGAGGTGACCATCGACTCCCGCGCGGTCGGGGAGGGCTCCGTCTTCGTGGCCTTCGCCGGCGAGCGCGTGGACGGCAACGCCTACGTGCGCTCCGCCATCGAGGCGGGCGCCGCCCTGGTGGTCGCGAGCGCCGAGGTGTCCGAGGCCGACCTCGAGGCGGCGCGCGGGCGCGGCTGCTGGGTCGTGCGCGCCGAGGGCGACGACTGCGAGGAGTGGATGCTGCGCGCCGCGGCCCTGTGGCGCCGGATGCACCCGGAGTGGGTCGTCGTGGGCGTGACGGGCTCGGTGGGCAAGACCACCACAAAGGACATGCTGCGCTGCGGCATCTCCTCCCAGCGCCGCACCCACGCCACCGCTGGCAACTTCAACAACCTCATCGGCCTGCCGCTCACGGTGCTCTCCGCGCCCGAGGACACTGAGGTCCTCGTCTGCGAGCTGGGCATGAACCACCCGCACGAGATCGACCGCCTTGCCGCCGCCTGCCAGCCCACGCTGGCCGTCATCACCAACGTCGGCACGAGCCACATCGGGCTTCTGGGCTCGCGCGAGAACATCGCCCGCGCCAAGGCCGAGGTCGTGGGAGGCCTGGTCGACCACGGCGAGCTGCGCCGCACCCTGACCCTCACCAGCGCTAACGACTACACGCCCTTCATCGCTGATGGCTTTGCCCGCCCGGCCGGCGTGGACGTGCTCATGGCCGGCTCCCGCGCCGAGGACGACGTGCGCGTCCTCGGCGTGACGCTGTCCGCCGAGGGCTGCGCCACGCTCACGGCAAGCTGCTCCGACGGCTGGAGCCGCGAGGTCACGCTCTCCGTGCCCGGACGCCAGGTGGTGCCCGACTTCCTGCTGGCCCTCTCCGTCATCTGGAGGCTCGGCCTGGACCGCGACCTGGCCTGCGAGGCCATCGAGCGCATGCCCGCCACCCACATGCGCCTTGACGTGCAGACGGCCCCCTCGGGTGCCCGCGTCATCGACGACTCCTACAACGCCGCCCCCAACTCCATGGCGGCCTCCCTTGACGTCCTCGCGCAGATGGCCTGCTCCGGCCGCCGCATCGCGGTCCTGGGCGAGATGGGCGAGCTCGGTGCCGACGAGGGGCGCCTCCACGGCTACGTGGGCGCCTACGCGGCGGCCAAGGGCCTCGACCTGCTGGTCTTCATCGGCCACGATCTCGCTGGCCAGATGGCCGAGGCCGCCCGCACGGTCGGCCAGTCCGAGGACGCGCTCGAGGTCTTCCCCGACGTGGCGTCGGCCGCGGCCACGCTCGGCCCCATCCTCTCCGAGGGCGACCTCGTCCTCGTCAAGGCATCCCGCGCCGCCGGTCTCGACGGCTTCGTCAAGGAGGTGCTTGCCCAGTGA
- a CDS encoding peptidoglycan D,D-transpeptidase FtsI family protein, with protein MPGASYDEAPRVTYRAGRRGPGGQGPADFDACRKVLLGLLCVIVAAVALRLFWLQVVDGPRLASEAESRRTNVVTLTARRGTIYDRNGKVLAMSVECQTIYANPKVVENASAVAQVLAQNLGGVASDYVGDLTADTTFRYIKRQVDQDVADKIKQELSDQGLAGIYYLKDSKRVYPYGSTGAQILGFVGSEGTGLSGLEYYYNDILTGTDGQMIMETGLGGTPIAGGTSEVTEAQDGTDIMLSIDIDLQEEAERIIAEGVETYQSESGSVMVSDPKTGEIYAACSTPLPDFSNLTDSSSLDLKLVSQSYEPGSVFKVITTSTGFDLGLYTPDTVYNVPARYTLGDNYVQDDDGRDYAEDMTVRYMLQHSSNPAMALLANEVIGPKRFAEGVEKFCIGQKTGIDFPGETAGIVKSYDEYDGTTAGYMAFGQSVAIPMIQIIRAFAAVGNQGTLTTPHFLIAKAGEKVDWPSGGQAISAEACEKEIDAMRAVMTDGTGKNGAVEGYDIAGKTGTGEQAKDGSDGYEGYYYVASLCGFANADDPEVLVYAGLNGTSHLALGSAAHIFHDVMQQSVAILGIAPAN; from the coding sequence ATGCCGGGGGCCTCGTACGACGAGGCCCCTCGCGTCACGTACCGCGCCGGGCGCCGTGGGCCTGGCGGGCAGGGTCCCGCTGACTTCGACGCCTGCCGCAAGGTGCTGCTGGGCCTTCTCTGCGTCATCGTCGCGGCCGTCGCCCTGCGCCTCTTCTGGCTGCAGGTGGTGGATGGCCCGCGCCTTGCCTCCGAGGCCGAGAGCCGCCGCACCAACGTGGTCACACTAACCGCCCGCCGCGGCACCATCTACGACCGCAACGGCAAGGTCCTCGCCATGAGCGTGGAGTGCCAGACCATCTACGCAAACCCCAAGGTCGTGGAGAACGCCTCCGCCGTGGCGCAGGTCCTTGCCCAGAACCTGGGCGGCGTGGCCTCCGACTATGTGGGCGACCTCACCGCCGACACCACCTTCCGCTACATCAAGCGCCAGGTGGACCAGGACGTGGCCGACAAGATCAAGCAAGAGCTCTCCGACCAGGGCCTTGCGGGCATCTACTACCTCAAGGACTCCAAGCGCGTCTACCCCTACGGCAGCACCGGCGCCCAGATCCTGGGCTTCGTGGGCAGCGAGGGCACGGGCCTCTCGGGCCTTGAGTACTACTACAACGACATCCTGACCGGCACCGACGGCCAGATGATCATGGAGACCGGCCTGGGCGGCACGCCCATCGCCGGCGGCACGTCCGAGGTCACCGAGGCCCAGGACGGCACGGACATCATGCTCTCCATCGACATCGACCTCCAGGAGGAGGCCGAGAGGATCATCGCCGAGGGCGTGGAGACCTACCAGTCCGAGTCTGGCTCGGTCATGGTGAGCGACCCCAAGACCGGCGAGATCTACGCCGCCTGCTCCACACCGCTGCCGGACTTCTCCAACCTCACTGACTCCTCGTCCCTCGACCTCAAGCTCGTCTCGCAGTCCTACGAGCCCGGCTCGGTCTTCAAGGTCATCACCACGTCCACCGGCTTCGACCTCGGGCTCTACACGCCTGATACCGTCTACAACGTGCCGGCCCGCTACACCCTGGGCGACAACTACGTCCAGGACGACGACGGCCGCGACTACGCCGAGGACATGACGGTTCGCTACATGCTGCAGCACTCCTCCAACCCCGCCATGGCGCTTCTCGCCAACGAGGTCATAGGCCCCAAGCGCTTTGCGGAGGGCGTGGAGAAGTTCTGCATCGGCCAGAAGACCGGCATCGACTTCCCGGGAGAGACGGCGGGCATCGTCAAGTCCTACGACGAGTACGACGGCACAACCGCCGGCTACATGGCCTTCGGCCAGTCCGTGGCCATCCCCATGATCCAGATCATCCGCGCGTTTGCGGCCGTGGGCAACCAGGGCACGCTGACCACGCCCCACTTCCTCATAGCCAAGGCCGGCGAGAAGGTCGACTGGCCCAGCGGCGGCCAGGCCATCTCCGCCGAGGCCTGCGAGAAGGAGATCGACGCCATGCGCGCCGTCATGACCGACGGCACCGGCAAGAACGGCGCCGTGGAGGGGTATGACATTGCCGGCAAGACCGGCACGGGCGAGCAGGCAAAGGACGGCTCGGACGGCTACGAGGGCTACTATTACGTAGCCTCGCTGTGCGGCTTTGCCAACGCCGATGACCCCGAGGTCCTTGTCTACGCGGGCCTCAACGGAACATCTCACCTGGCCCTGGGCTCCGCTGCGCACATCTTCCACGATGTCATGCAGCAGTCCGTGGCCATCTTGGGCATCGCGCCCGCCAACTAG
- a CDS encoding cell division protein FtsL: protein MRYQGSAVANEEYIERGYALPQERPSFEVVSGGGLDARARRGVAPEFLARVKAVVACALVFFALGACRVALTSGAVAALQGNATLKSQISEAKTTNDSLMIERSALSSNARISRIATQNLGMVLSTDTETVTIGAADAASADAAPSDGQAAQADGDAAQSAAEDASAQGVA from the coding sequence ATGAGGTACCAGGGCTCGGCCGTCGCAAACGAGGAGTACATAGAGAGGGGATACGCCCTCCCACAGGAGCGCCCCTCCTTCGAGGTCGTCTCCGGCGGTGGGCTGGACGCCCGCGCCCGCCGCGGCGTGGCCCCGGAGTTTCTCGCCCGCGTCAAGGCGGTAGTCGCCTGCGCCCTGGTCTTCTTCGCCCTTGGCGCCTGCCGCGTCGCCCTCACGTCCGGCGCGGTCGCGGCGCTCCAGGGAAACGCCACCCTCAAGTCCCAGATAAGCGAGGCAAAGACCACCAACGACAGCCTCATGATCGAGCGCTCCGCGCTCTCCTCCAACGCCCGCATCAGCCGCATCGCCACCCAGAACCTTGGCATGGTCCTCTCCACCGACACCGAGACCGTGACCATCGGCGCCGCCGACGCGGCCTCCGCCGATGCCGCCCCCTCCGACGGGCAGGCCGCTCAGGCTGATGGGGATGCTGCGCAGTCCGCGGCCGAGGACGCCTCCGCCCAGGGCGTGGCGTAG